The genomic window TGAATTTTATCTGAATCTTTATAGCATGTTACAGCGCATTTTGTGTTTATTTTTTCGCTTATCAGCGTACAGTGATAAACCCTATACCAGCTTTCCGGCTCATAAATCTTTTCAATGTCAATCTTAACATTTTTCAAAAGTTCCTCCGCTTTTTTCTTTACAGCAGTTTCTTCAAACTTGTCGCAAATAATTGAAGCTCCGATAAGTACTATAGGTAGCCCGAATACAACAGCTCCTGCACTAAGATAAGCTGCACTCCAGCCTTTTACAAAGCCTGCAATAATATAGCCTGCTAATGTCAAAAAGTATATCCAAACATGTACCTCTACCATACAAACCCCTTCTTTTTTAAAATTGCGGTTTTATAACAAAATTGAAATTATCACTCAAGAGAAAATAAAATCGCATACCGCATCAATTTCTTTGCTAAAATTACTAATGACTCTATATTTCAAATTCAGCAGCTTTGTATACTTCTTAAACACTTTTTCCGGCTTAACAAATATCGTCAAAAACTCATAAGGGAACTCCTTCATCCTCGCAAATTCTCCTTCTGTGCCCTTGGACAGCACAACTATTTTTGTGGCATTGTCAAGCGCAGTTTTAACAACTCCATTAAACTCATCTGGAAGGTCAAAAATTATTATGTCAAACTTGCTTCTCGCAAGTTTGACAATCGAATCAACATCGCTTTCTTCAATATCTCTCACAAGGCTTACTTTAGGAGGAGACTGAAGTATAAATACACTTGAGCTGTACTCAATTAAGTTTTCAAAAAAGCTCTCTTTTGTTCTTTCTTTAAGCCACATTCCAATGTGGGGAAGGACAGGAAGGTCCAGCATAAAGCTTAAGTCCGAACCTCCGTCACGAAAATTTAAATCCACCACAAGCACTTTTATATTTTTCTCCAAACTTTCAAAGAGAGCTCTAACAAGTGTGGTTTTCCCAACACCACCCTTGAAGGAGTATACTGCAATAACTTCCTGTCTTAAAGGAAGTATTTTTTCTTTTCTTTTTTCTCCATTAAGCTCCTTTACTGCATATCCGTTAAAGCTGTCTTTCACTAAATCACCCACAATAAAATCATACTTTTTCTTATTCGTCATAATTTCAGC from Thermoanaerobacter uzonensis DSM 18761 includes these protein-coding regions:
- a CDS encoding AAA family ATPase produces the protein MKVLIVSNDREYVRKAKEIYEDADVALSVESAEIMTNKKKYDFIVGDLVKDSFNGYAVKELNGEKRKEKILPLRQEVIAVYSFKGGVGKTTLVRALFESLEKNIKVLVVDLNFRDGGSDLSFMLDLPVLPHIGMWLKERTKESFFENLIEYSSSVFILQSPPKVSLVRDIEESDVDSIVKLARSKFDIIIFDLPDEFNGVVKTALDNATKIVVLSKGTEGEFARMKEFPYEFLTIFVKPEKVFKKYTKLLNLKYRVISNFSKEIDAVCDFIFS